The Brachyhypopomus gauderio isolate BG-103 chromosome 17, BGAUD_0.2, whole genome shotgun sequence genome includes a window with the following:
- the mok gene encoding MAPK/MAK/MRK overlapping kinase isoform X5, translated as MYYKIIKKIGEGTFSEVVRVQNLKDGKYYACKTMKQSISSLEQAHNLREVQAMKRLSPHPNILRLHELIFDRDRRTLSLICELMEMNIYELIRGRQYPLTENKVKHLMHQLCRALDHMHSNGIFHRDVKPENILVKHDVLKLADFGSCRSVYSKPPHTEYISTRWYRAPECLLTDGYYSLKMDMWSAGCVFFEILSLSPLFPGSNEVDQVSKIHDVLGTPDSTVLQKFKQSRAMHFNFLPRKGSGLSQLIPQCSAPCLSLLCHMLAYDPDERISARAALQHPCFRELRLAERRALGLHRAVEAETSTPSAVEHLWRIARQGRRQQQLKHVINPLSRRACPHYPVELPKLNVVVPAAKVPYPVSSFPALAVPHRGYLPAITSKKCHSRSTKPREDSHHSALNSYYMPPLERKEGGY; from the exons ATGT AttacaaaataataaagaaaatcGGAGAAGGAACATTTTCTGAAGTGGTGAGAGTGCAAAACCTCAAGGATGGGAAATACTATGCCTGTAAAACGATGAAACAGAGCATTAGCAG CCTGGAGCAGGCACACAACCTCCGTGAGGTCCAAGCAATGAAAAGACTGAGTCCACACCCTAACATACTGCGCCTTCATGAACTAATATT TGACCGGGATAGAAGGACCCTATCATTGATATGTGAACTAATGGAGATGAACATATATGAATTGATTAGAG GTAGACAGTATCCCTTAACTGAAAACAAAGTGAAACACCTCATGCACCAGCTTTGCAGAGCTCTGGATCACATGCACAG CAATGGAATTTTCCACAGAGATGTGAAACCAGAGAATATTTTGGTCAAA CATGATGTTCTGAAGTTGGCAGACTTTGGCTCCTGCAGGAGTGTGTATTCCAAGCCCCCTCACACAGAATACATCTCTACCCGGTGGTACCGTGCCCCAGAATGTCTACTCACGGACGGCTACTACTCACTCAAGATGGACATGTGGAGTGCAGGCTGCGTGTTCTTTGAAATCCTGAG CTTGAGTCCCTTGTTTCCAGGGAGTAACGAGGTGGATCAAGTGTCCAAGATTCATGATGTTTTAGGAACACCAGATAGTACAGTCCTCCAGAAGTTCAAACA GTCCCGTGCAATGCATTTCAATTTTCTGCCTCGGAAAGGCAGCGGGCTCTCCCAGCTGATCCCCCAGTGCTCCGCGCCATGTCTGTCTCTGCTCTGCCACATGCTAGCCTACGATCCAGACGAGCGCATTAGCGCTCGCGCTGCTCTACAGCACCCTTGCTTCAGAGAGCTGCG TCTGGCAGAGAGAAGAGCATTGGGTCTACACAGGGCTGTGGAGGCAGAGACCAGCACACCAAGCGCGGTGGAGCACCTGTGGCGCATTGCCCGCCAGGGGAGACGACAG CAGCAGCTCAAACATGTCATCAACCCCCTCAGCAGACGTGCCTGCCCACATTACCCCGTGGAGCTGCCCAAACTTAACGTGGTAGTGCCTGCTGCTAAAGTCCCCTATCCGGTATCCAGTTTCCCAGCTCTGGCTGTACCACACAGAGGGTACCTGCCAGCCATCACCTCCAAAAAGTGCCATTCTCGTTCGACAAAG CCCAGAGAAGACTCGCACCACTCAGCATTAAATAGCTACTACATGCCCCCTCTGGAAAGGAAAGAAGGTGGCTACTGA
- the mok gene encoding MAPK/MAK/MRK overlapping kinase isoform X2 yields the protein MKKKHLNTFPIHPMDNGKKRWEPELTLTNHLTKKDYKIIKKIGEGTFSEVVRVQNLKDGKYYACKTMKQSISSLEQAHNLREVQAMKRLSPHPNILRLHELIFDRDRRTLSLICELMEMNIYELIRGRQYPLTENKVKHLMHQLCRALDHMHSNGIFHRDVKPENILVKHDVLKLADFGSCRSVYSKPPHTEYISTRWYRAPECLLTDGYYSLKMDMWSAGCVFFEILSLSPLFPGSNEVDQVSKIHDVLGTPDSTVLQKFKQSRAMHFNFLPRKGSGLSQLIPQCSAPCLSLLCHMLAYDPDERISARAALQHPCFRELRLAERRALGLHRAVEAETSTPSAVEHLWRIARQGRRQQLKHVINPLSRRACPHYPVELPKLNVVVPAAKVPYPVSSFPALAVPHRGYLPAITSKKCHSRSTKPREDSHHSALNSYYMPPLERKEGGY from the exons atgaaaaaaaaacatttaaatacgtTTCCAATACACCCCATGGACAACGGCAAGAAACGATGGGAACCCGAGCTCACGCTCACTAATCATCTGACTAAGAAAG AttacaaaataataaagaaaatcGGAGAAGGAACATTTTCTGAAGTGGTGAGAGTGCAAAACCTCAAGGATGGGAAATACTATGCCTGTAAAACGATGAAACAGAGCATTAGCAG CCTGGAGCAGGCACACAACCTCCGTGAGGTCCAAGCAATGAAAAGACTGAGTCCACACCCTAACATACTGCGCCTTCATGAACTAATATT TGACCGGGATAGAAGGACCCTATCATTGATATGTGAACTAATGGAGATGAACATATATGAATTGATTAGAG GTAGACAGTATCCCTTAACTGAAAACAAAGTGAAACACCTCATGCACCAGCTTTGCAGAGCTCTGGATCACATGCACAG CAATGGAATTTTCCACAGAGATGTGAAACCAGAGAATATTTTGGTCAAA CATGATGTTCTGAAGTTGGCAGACTTTGGCTCCTGCAGGAGTGTGTATTCCAAGCCCCCTCACACAGAATACATCTCTACCCGGTGGTACCGTGCCCCAGAATGTCTACTCACGGACGGCTACTACTCACTCAAGATGGACATGTGGAGTGCAGGCTGCGTGTTCTTTGAAATCCTGAG CTTGAGTCCCTTGTTTCCAGGGAGTAACGAGGTGGATCAAGTGTCCAAGATTCATGATGTTTTAGGAACACCAGATAGTACAGTCCTCCAGAAGTTCAAACA GTCCCGTGCAATGCATTTCAATTTTCTGCCTCGGAAAGGCAGCGGGCTCTCCCAGCTGATCCCCCAGTGCTCCGCGCCATGTCTGTCTCTGCTCTGCCACATGCTAGCCTACGATCCAGACGAGCGCATTAGCGCTCGCGCTGCTCTACAGCACCCTTGCTTCAGAGAGCTGCG TCTGGCAGAGAGAAGAGCATTGGGTCTACACAGGGCTGTGGAGGCAGAGACCAGCACACCAAGCGCGGTGGAGCACCTGTGGCGCATTGCCCGCCAGGGGAGACGACAG CAGCTCAAACATGTCATCAACCCCCTCAGCAGACGTGCCTGCCCACATTACCCCGTGGAGCTGCCCAAACTTAACGTGGTAGTGCCTGCTGCTAAAGTCCCCTATCCGGTATCCAGTTTCCCAGCTCTGGCTGTACCACACAGAGGGTACCTGCCAGCCATCACCTCCAAAAAGTGCCATTCTCGTTCGACAAAG CCCAGAGAAGACTCGCACCACTCAGCATTAAATAGCTACTACATGCCCCCTCTGGAAAGGAAAGAAGGTGGCTACTGA
- the mok gene encoding MAPK/MAK/MRK overlapping kinase isoform X4, which yields MCTFRKSTFLNGSPSCNPSRCGRMDNYKIIKKIGEGTFSEVVRVQNLKDGKYYACKTMKQSISSLEQAHNLREVQAMKRLSPHPNILRLHELIFDRDRRTLSLICELMEMNIYELIRGRQYPLTENKVKHLMHQLCRALDHMHSNGIFHRDVKPENILVKHDVLKLADFGSCRSVYSKPPHTEYISTRWYRAPECLLTDGYYSLKMDMWSAGCVFFEILSLSPLFPGSNEVDQVSKIHDVLGTPDSTVLQKFKQSRAMHFNFLPRKGSGLSQLIPQCSAPCLSLLCHMLAYDPDERISARAALQHPCFRELRLAERRALGLHRAVEAETSTPSAVEHLWRIARQGRRQQLKHVINPLSRRACPHYPVELPKLNVVVPAAKVPYPVSSFPALAVPHRGYLPAITSKKCHSRSTKPREDSHHSALNSYYMPPLERKEGGY from the exons ATGTGTACGTTTAGAAAATCTACTTTTTTAAATGGGTCACCTTCTTGCAACCCGTCTCGGTGCGGAAGAATGGATA AttacaaaataataaagaaaatcGGAGAAGGAACATTTTCTGAAGTGGTGAGAGTGCAAAACCTCAAGGATGGGAAATACTATGCCTGTAAAACGATGAAACAGAGCATTAGCAG CCTGGAGCAGGCACACAACCTCCGTGAGGTCCAAGCAATGAAAAGACTGAGTCCACACCCTAACATACTGCGCCTTCATGAACTAATATT TGACCGGGATAGAAGGACCCTATCATTGATATGTGAACTAATGGAGATGAACATATATGAATTGATTAGAG GTAGACAGTATCCCTTAACTGAAAACAAAGTGAAACACCTCATGCACCAGCTTTGCAGAGCTCTGGATCACATGCACAG CAATGGAATTTTCCACAGAGATGTGAAACCAGAGAATATTTTGGTCAAA CATGATGTTCTGAAGTTGGCAGACTTTGGCTCCTGCAGGAGTGTGTATTCCAAGCCCCCTCACACAGAATACATCTCTACCCGGTGGTACCGTGCCCCAGAATGTCTACTCACGGACGGCTACTACTCACTCAAGATGGACATGTGGAGTGCAGGCTGCGTGTTCTTTGAAATCCTGAG CTTGAGTCCCTTGTTTCCAGGGAGTAACGAGGTGGATCAAGTGTCCAAGATTCATGATGTTTTAGGAACACCAGATAGTACAGTCCTCCAGAAGTTCAAACA GTCCCGTGCAATGCATTTCAATTTTCTGCCTCGGAAAGGCAGCGGGCTCTCCCAGCTGATCCCCCAGTGCTCCGCGCCATGTCTGTCTCTGCTCTGCCACATGCTAGCCTACGATCCAGACGAGCGCATTAGCGCTCGCGCTGCTCTACAGCACCCTTGCTTCAGAGAGCTGCG TCTGGCAGAGAGAAGAGCATTGGGTCTACACAGGGCTGTGGAGGCAGAGACCAGCACACCAAGCGCGGTGGAGCACCTGTGGCGCATTGCCCGCCAGGGGAGACGACAG CAGCTCAAACATGTCATCAACCCCCTCAGCAGACGTGCCTGCCCACATTACCCCGTGGAGCTGCCCAAACTTAACGTGGTAGTGCCTGCTGCTAAAGTCCCCTATCCGGTATCCAGTTTCCCAGCTCTGGCTGTACCACACAGAGGGTACCTGCCAGCCATCACCTCCAAAAAGTGCCATTCTCGTTCGACAAAG CCCAGAGAAGACTCGCACCACTCAGCATTAAATAGCTACTACATGCCCCCTCTGGAAAGGAAAGAAGGTGGCTACTGA
- the mok gene encoding MAPK/MAK/MRK overlapping kinase isoform X3, producing the protein MCTFRKSTFLNGSPSCNPSRCGRMDNYKIIKKIGEGTFSEVVRVQNLKDGKYYACKTMKQSISSLEQAHNLREVQAMKRLSPHPNILRLHELIFDRDRRTLSLICELMEMNIYELIRGRQYPLTENKVKHLMHQLCRALDHMHSNGIFHRDVKPENILVKHDVLKLADFGSCRSVYSKPPHTEYISTRWYRAPECLLTDGYYSLKMDMWSAGCVFFEILSLSPLFPGSNEVDQVSKIHDVLGTPDSTVLQKFKQSRAMHFNFLPRKGSGLSQLIPQCSAPCLSLLCHMLAYDPDERISARAALQHPCFRELRLAERRALGLHRAVEAETSTPSAVEHLWRIARQGRRQQQLKHVINPLSRRACPHYPVELPKLNVVVPAAKVPYPVSSFPALAVPHRGYLPAITSKKCHSRSTKPREDSHHSALNSYYMPPLERKEGGY; encoded by the exons ATGTGTACGTTTAGAAAATCTACTTTTTTAAATGGGTCACCTTCTTGCAACCCGTCTCGGTGCGGAAGAATGGATA AttacaaaataataaagaaaatcGGAGAAGGAACATTTTCTGAAGTGGTGAGAGTGCAAAACCTCAAGGATGGGAAATACTATGCCTGTAAAACGATGAAACAGAGCATTAGCAG CCTGGAGCAGGCACACAACCTCCGTGAGGTCCAAGCAATGAAAAGACTGAGTCCACACCCTAACATACTGCGCCTTCATGAACTAATATT TGACCGGGATAGAAGGACCCTATCATTGATATGTGAACTAATGGAGATGAACATATATGAATTGATTAGAG GTAGACAGTATCCCTTAACTGAAAACAAAGTGAAACACCTCATGCACCAGCTTTGCAGAGCTCTGGATCACATGCACAG CAATGGAATTTTCCACAGAGATGTGAAACCAGAGAATATTTTGGTCAAA CATGATGTTCTGAAGTTGGCAGACTTTGGCTCCTGCAGGAGTGTGTATTCCAAGCCCCCTCACACAGAATACATCTCTACCCGGTGGTACCGTGCCCCAGAATGTCTACTCACGGACGGCTACTACTCACTCAAGATGGACATGTGGAGTGCAGGCTGCGTGTTCTTTGAAATCCTGAG CTTGAGTCCCTTGTTTCCAGGGAGTAACGAGGTGGATCAAGTGTCCAAGATTCATGATGTTTTAGGAACACCAGATAGTACAGTCCTCCAGAAGTTCAAACA GTCCCGTGCAATGCATTTCAATTTTCTGCCTCGGAAAGGCAGCGGGCTCTCCCAGCTGATCCCCCAGTGCTCCGCGCCATGTCTGTCTCTGCTCTGCCACATGCTAGCCTACGATCCAGACGAGCGCATTAGCGCTCGCGCTGCTCTACAGCACCCTTGCTTCAGAGAGCTGCG TCTGGCAGAGAGAAGAGCATTGGGTCTACACAGGGCTGTGGAGGCAGAGACCAGCACACCAAGCGCGGTGGAGCACCTGTGGCGCATTGCCCGCCAGGGGAGACGACAG CAGCAGCTCAAACATGTCATCAACCCCCTCAGCAGACGTGCCTGCCCACATTACCCCGTGGAGCTGCCCAAACTTAACGTGGTAGTGCCTGCTGCTAAAGTCCCCTATCCGGTATCCAGTTTCCCAGCTCTGGCTGTACCACACAGAGGGTACCTGCCAGCCATCACCTCCAAAAAGTGCCATTCTCGTTCGACAAAG CCCAGAGAAGACTCGCACCACTCAGCATTAAATAGCTACTACATGCCCCCTCTGGAAAGGAAAGAAGGTGGCTACTGA
- the mok gene encoding MAPK/MAK/MRK overlapping kinase isoform X7 yields MKRLSPHPNILRLHELIFDRDRRTLSLICELMEMNIYELIRGRQYPLTENKVKHLMHQLCRALDHMHSNGIFHRDVKPENILVKHDVLKLADFGSCRSVYSKPPHTEYISTRWYRAPECLLTDGYYSLKMDMWSAGCVFFEILSLSPLFPGSNEVDQVSKIHDVLGTPDSTVLQKFKQSRAMHFNFLPRKGSGLSQLIPQCSAPCLSLLCHMLAYDPDERISARAALQHPCFRELRLAERRALGLHRAVEAETSTPSAVEHLWRIARQGRRQQQLKHVINPLSRRACPHYPVELPKLNVVVPAAKVPYPVSSFPALAVPHRGYLPAITSKKCHSRSTKPREDSHHSALNSYYMPPLERKEGGY; encoded by the exons ATGAAAAGACTGAGTCCACACCCTAACATACTGCGCCTTCATGAACTAATATT TGACCGGGATAGAAGGACCCTATCATTGATATGTGAACTAATGGAGATGAACATATATGAATTGATTAGAG GTAGACAGTATCCCTTAACTGAAAACAAAGTGAAACACCTCATGCACCAGCTTTGCAGAGCTCTGGATCACATGCACAG CAATGGAATTTTCCACAGAGATGTGAAACCAGAGAATATTTTGGTCAAA CATGATGTTCTGAAGTTGGCAGACTTTGGCTCCTGCAGGAGTGTGTATTCCAAGCCCCCTCACACAGAATACATCTCTACCCGGTGGTACCGTGCCCCAGAATGTCTACTCACGGACGGCTACTACTCACTCAAGATGGACATGTGGAGTGCAGGCTGCGTGTTCTTTGAAATCCTGAG CTTGAGTCCCTTGTTTCCAGGGAGTAACGAGGTGGATCAAGTGTCCAAGATTCATGATGTTTTAGGAACACCAGATAGTACAGTCCTCCAGAAGTTCAAACA GTCCCGTGCAATGCATTTCAATTTTCTGCCTCGGAAAGGCAGCGGGCTCTCCCAGCTGATCCCCCAGTGCTCCGCGCCATGTCTGTCTCTGCTCTGCCACATGCTAGCCTACGATCCAGACGAGCGCATTAGCGCTCGCGCTGCTCTACAGCACCCTTGCTTCAGAGAGCTGCG TCTGGCAGAGAGAAGAGCATTGGGTCTACACAGGGCTGTGGAGGCAGAGACCAGCACACCAAGCGCGGTGGAGCACCTGTGGCGCATTGCCCGCCAGGGGAGACGACAG CAGCAGCTCAAACATGTCATCAACCCCCTCAGCAGACGTGCCTGCCCACATTACCCCGTGGAGCTGCCCAAACTTAACGTGGTAGTGCCTGCTGCTAAAGTCCCCTATCCGGTATCCAGTTTCCCAGCTCTGGCTGTACCACACAGAGGGTACCTGCCAGCCATCACCTCCAAAAAGTGCCATTCTCGTTCGACAAAG CCCAGAGAAGACTCGCACCACTCAGCATTAAATAGCTACTACATGCCCCCTCTGGAAAGGAAAGAAGGTGGCTACTGA
- the mok gene encoding MAPK/MAK/MRK overlapping kinase isoform X6, translated as MDYKIIKKIGEGTFSEVVRVQNLKDGKYYACKTMKQSISSLEQAHNLREVQAMKRLSPHPNILRLHELIFDRDRRTLSLICELMEMNIYELIRGRQYPLTENKVKHLMHQLCRALDHMHSNGIFHRDVKPENILVKHDVLKLADFGSCRSVYSKPPHTEYISTRWYRAPECLLTDGYYSLKMDMWSAGCVFFEILSLSPLFPGSNEVDQVSKIHDVLGTPDSTVLQKFKQSRAMHFNFLPRKGSGLSQLIPQCSAPCLSLLCHMLAYDPDERISARAALQHPCFRELRLAERRALGLHRAVEAETSTPSAVEHLWRIARQGRRQQQLKHVINPLSRRACPHYPVELPKLNVVVPAAKVPYPVSSFPALAVPHRGYLPAITSKKCHSRSTKPREDSHHSALNSYYMPPLERKEGGY; from the exons ATGG AttacaaaataataaagaaaatcGGAGAAGGAACATTTTCTGAAGTGGTGAGAGTGCAAAACCTCAAGGATGGGAAATACTATGCCTGTAAAACGATGAAACAGAGCATTAGCAG CCTGGAGCAGGCACACAACCTCCGTGAGGTCCAAGCAATGAAAAGACTGAGTCCACACCCTAACATACTGCGCCTTCATGAACTAATATT TGACCGGGATAGAAGGACCCTATCATTGATATGTGAACTAATGGAGATGAACATATATGAATTGATTAGAG GTAGACAGTATCCCTTAACTGAAAACAAAGTGAAACACCTCATGCACCAGCTTTGCAGAGCTCTGGATCACATGCACAG CAATGGAATTTTCCACAGAGATGTGAAACCAGAGAATATTTTGGTCAAA CATGATGTTCTGAAGTTGGCAGACTTTGGCTCCTGCAGGAGTGTGTATTCCAAGCCCCCTCACACAGAATACATCTCTACCCGGTGGTACCGTGCCCCAGAATGTCTACTCACGGACGGCTACTACTCACTCAAGATGGACATGTGGAGTGCAGGCTGCGTGTTCTTTGAAATCCTGAG CTTGAGTCCCTTGTTTCCAGGGAGTAACGAGGTGGATCAAGTGTCCAAGATTCATGATGTTTTAGGAACACCAGATAGTACAGTCCTCCAGAAGTTCAAACA GTCCCGTGCAATGCATTTCAATTTTCTGCCTCGGAAAGGCAGCGGGCTCTCCCAGCTGATCCCCCAGTGCTCCGCGCCATGTCTGTCTCTGCTCTGCCACATGCTAGCCTACGATCCAGACGAGCGCATTAGCGCTCGCGCTGCTCTACAGCACCCTTGCTTCAGAGAGCTGCG TCTGGCAGAGAGAAGAGCATTGGGTCTACACAGGGCTGTGGAGGCAGAGACCAGCACACCAAGCGCGGTGGAGCACCTGTGGCGCATTGCCCGCCAGGGGAGACGACAG CAGCAGCTCAAACATGTCATCAACCCCCTCAGCAGACGTGCCTGCCCACATTACCCCGTGGAGCTGCCCAAACTTAACGTGGTAGTGCCTGCTGCTAAAGTCCCCTATCCGGTATCCAGTTTCCCAGCTCTGGCTGTACCACACAGAGGGTACCTGCCAGCCATCACCTCCAAAAAGTGCCATTCTCGTTCGACAAAG CCCAGAGAAGACTCGCACCACTCAGCATTAAATAGCTACTACATGCCCCCTCTGGAAAGGAAAGAAGGTGGCTACTGA
- the mok gene encoding MAPK/MAK/MRK overlapping kinase isoform X1 has product MKKKHLNTFPIHPMDNGKKRWEPELTLTNHLTKKDYKIIKKIGEGTFSEVVRVQNLKDGKYYACKTMKQSISSLEQAHNLREVQAMKRLSPHPNILRLHELIFDRDRRTLSLICELMEMNIYELIRGRQYPLTENKVKHLMHQLCRALDHMHSNGIFHRDVKPENILVKHDVLKLADFGSCRSVYSKPPHTEYISTRWYRAPECLLTDGYYSLKMDMWSAGCVFFEILSLSPLFPGSNEVDQVSKIHDVLGTPDSTVLQKFKQSRAMHFNFLPRKGSGLSQLIPQCSAPCLSLLCHMLAYDPDERISARAALQHPCFRELRLAERRALGLHRAVEAETSTPSAVEHLWRIARQGRRQQQLKHVINPLSRRACPHYPVELPKLNVVVPAAKVPYPVSSFPALAVPHRGYLPAITSKKCHSRSTKPREDSHHSALNSYYMPPLERKEGGY; this is encoded by the exons atgaaaaaaaaacatttaaatacgtTTCCAATACACCCCATGGACAACGGCAAGAAACGATGGGAACCCGAGCTCACGCTCACTAATCATCTGACTAAGAAAG AttacaaaataataaagaaaatcGGAGAAGGAACATTTTCTGAAGTGGTGAGAGTGCAAAACCTCAAGGATGGGAAATACTATGCCTGTAAAACGATGAAACAGAGCATTAGCAG CCTGGAGCAGGCACACAACCTCCGTGAGGTCCAAGCAATGAAAAGACTGAGTCCACACCCTAACATACTGCGCCTTCATGAACTAATATT TGACCGGGATAGAAGGACCCTATCATTGATATGTGAACTAATGGAGATGAACATATATGAATTGATTAGAG GTAGACAGTATCCCTTAACTGAAAACAAAGTGAAACACCTCATGCACCAGCTTTGCAGAGCTCTGGATCACATGCACAG CAATGGAATTTTCCACAGAGATGTGAAACCAGAGAATATTTTGGTCAAA CATGATGTTCTGAAGTTGGCAGACTTTGGCTCCTGCAGGAGTGTGTATTCCAAGCCCCCTCACACAGAATACATCTCTACCCGGTGGTACCGTGCCCCAGAATGTCTACTCACGGACGGCTACTACTCACTCAAGATGGACATGTGGAGTGCAGGCTGCGTGTTCTTTGAAATCCTGAG CTTGAGTCCCTTGTTTCCAGGGAGTAACGAGGTGGATCAAGTGTCCAAGATTCATGATGTTTTAGGAACACCAGATAGTACAGTCCTCCAGAAGTTCAAACA GTCCCGTGCAATGCATTTCAATTTTCTGCCTCGGAAAGGCAGCGGGCTCTCCCAGCTGATCCCCCAGTGCTCCGCGCCATGTCTGTCTCTGCTCTGCCACATGCTAGCCTACGATCCAGACGAGCGCATTAGCGCTCGCGCTGCTCTACAGCACCCTTGCTTCAGAGAGCTGCG TCTGGCAGAGAGAAGAGCATTGGGTCTACACAGGGCTGTGGAGGCAGAGACCAGCACACCAAGCGCGGTGGAGCACCTGTGGCGCATTGCCCGCCAGGGGAGACGACAG CAGCAGCTCAAACATGTCATCAACCCCCTCAGCAGACGTGCCTGCCCACATTACCCCGTGGAGCTGCCCAAACTTAACGTGGTAGTGCCTGCTGCTAAAGTCCCCTATCCGGTATCCAGTTTCCCAGCTCTGGCTGTACCACACAGAGGGTACCTGCCAGCCATCACCTCCAAAAAGTGCCATTCTCGTTCGACAAAG CCCAGAGAAGACTCGCACCACTCAGCATTAAATAGCTACTACATGCCCCCTCTGGAAAGGAAAGAAGGTGGCTACTGA